A stretch of Equus przewalskii isolate Varuska chromosome 11, EquPr2, whole genome shotgun sequence DNA encodes these proteins:
- the MRGPRF gene encoding mas-related G-protein coupled receptor member F isoform X1 — MAGNCSWEPHPSNRNKMCPGVSEAPELYSRGFLTIEQITMLPPPAVMNYIFLLLCLCGLVGNGLVLWFFGFSIKRSPFSTYFLHLASADVGYLFSKAVFSILNTGGFLGAFADYIRAVSRILGLCMFLAGVSLLPAISSERCLSVIFPAWYWRRRPKRLSAVVCTLLWILSLLVTSIHNYFCVFLGRQASGAACRHMDAFLGILLFLVFCPLMVLPCLALILHVECRARRRQRSAKLNHVILAMVSIFLVSSIYLGIDWFLFWVFQIPAPFPEYVTDLCICINSGSKPVVYFLAGRDKSQRLWEPLRVVFQRALRDGAELAEAGGGTPNTVTMEMQCPSGNAS; from the exons ATGGCGGGAAACTGCTCCTGGGAGCCCCATCCCAGCAACAGGAACAAG ATGTGTCCCGGTGTGAGCGAGGCCCCAGAACTCTACAGCCGCGGCTTCCTGACCATCGAGCAGATCACCATGCTGCCCCCACCGGCTGTCATGAACTACATCTTCCTGCTCCTGTGTCTGTGCGGCCTGGTGGGCAACGGGCTGGTCCTCTGGTTCTTCGGCTTCTCCATCAAGAGGAGCCCCTTCTCCACCTACTTCCTGCACTTGGCCAGCGCCGACGTGGGCTATCTCTTTAGCAAGGCCGTGTTCTCCATCCTGAACACAGGCGGCTTCCTGGGTGCGTTTGCCGACTACATCCGCGCCGTGTCCAGGATCCTGGGGCTCTGCATGTTTCTCGCCGGCGTGAGCCTCCTGCCGGCCATCAGCTCGGAGCGCTGCCTGTCGGTCATCTTCCCCGCCTGGTACTGGCGCCGGCGGCCCAAGCGCCTGTCGGCTGTAGTGTGCACCCTGCTCTGGATCCTCTCGCTCCTGGTCACCAGCATCCACAACTACTTCTGTGTGTTCCTGGGCCGCCAGGCCTCTGGGGCGGCCTGCAGGCACATGGACGCCTTCCTGGGCATCCTGCTTTTCCTGGTGTTCTGCCCGCTGATGGTGCTGCCCTGCCTGGCGCTCATCCTGCACGTGGAATGCCGGGCCCGGCGGCGCCAGCGCTCCGCCAAGCTCAACCACGTCATCCTGGCCATGGTCTCCATTTTCCTCGTGTCCTCCATCTACTTGGGGATCGACTGGTTCCTCTTCTGGGTCTTCCAGATCCCGGCCCCCTTCCCCGAGTACGTCACCGACCTGTGCATCTGCATCAACAGCGGCTCCAAGCCCGTCGTCTACTTCCTGGCCGGGAGAGACAAGTCACAGAGGCTGTGGGAGCCTCTAAGGGTGGTCTTCCAGCGGGCCCTGCGAGACGGCGCCGAGCTGGCGGAGGCCGGGGGTGGCACGCCCAACACGGTCACCATggagatgcagtgtccctccGGGAACGCCTCCTGA
- the MRGPRF gene encoding mas-related G-protein coupled receptor member F isoform X2 yields MCPGVSEAPELYSRGFLTIEQITMLPPPAVMNYIFLLLCLCGLVGNGLVLWFFGFSIKRSPFSTYFLHLASADVGYLFSKAVFSILNTGGFLGAFADYIRAVSRILGLCMFLAGVSLLPAISSERCLSVIFPAWYWRRRPKRLSAVVCTLLWILSLLVTSIHNYFCVFLGRQASGAACRHMDAFLGILLFLVFCPLMVLPCLALILHVECRARRRQRSAKLNHVILAMVSIFLVSSIYLGIDWFLFWVFQIPAPFPEYVTDLCICINSGSKPVVYFLAGRDKSQRLWEPLRVVFQRALRDGAELAEAGGGTPNTVTMEMQCPSGNAS; encoded by the coding sequence ATGTGTCCCGGTGTGAGCGAGGCCCCAGAACTCTACAGCCGCGGCTTCCTGACCATCGAGCAGATCACCATGCTGCCCCCACCGGCTGTCATGAACTACATCTTCCTGCTCCTGTGTCTGTGCGGCCTGGTGGGCAACGGGCTGGTCCTCTGGTTCTTCGGCTTCTCCATCAAGAGGAGCCCCTTCTCCACCTACTTCCTGCACTTGGCCAGCGCCGACGTGGGCTATCTCTTTAGCAAGGCCGTGTTCTCCATCCTGAACACAGGCGGCTTCCTGGGTGCGTTTGCCGACTACATCCGCGCCGTGTCCAGGATCCTGGGGCTCTGCATGTTTCTCGCCGGCGTGAGCCTCCTGCCGGCCATCAGCTCGGAGCGCTGCCTGTCGGTCATCTTCCCCGCCTGGTACTGGCGCCGGCGGCCCAAGCGCCTGTCGGCTGTAGTGTGCACCCTGCTCTGGATCCTCTCGCTCCTGGTCACCAGCATCCACAACTACTTCTGTGTGTTCCTGGGCCGCCAGGCCTCTGGGGCGGCCTGCAGGCACATGGACGCCTTCCTGGGCATCCTGCTTTTCCTGGTGTTCTGCCCGCTGATGGTGCTGCCCTGCCTGGCGCTCATCCTGCACGTGGAATGCCGGGCCCGGCGGCGCCAGCGCTCCGCCAAGCTCAACCACGTCATCCTGGCCATGGTCTCCATTTTCCTCGTGTCCTCCATCTACTTGGGGATCGACTGGTTCCTCTTCTGGGTCTTCCAGATCCCGGCCCCCTTCCCCGAGTACGTCACCGACCTGTGCATCTGCATCAACAGCGGCTCCAAGCCCGTCGTCTACTTCCTGGCCGGGAGAGACAAGTCACAGAGGCTGTGGGAGCCTCTAAGGGTGGTCTTCCAGCGGGCCCTGCGAGACGGCGCCGAGCTGGCGGAGGCCGGGGGTGGCACGCCCAACACGGTCACCATggagatgcagtgtccctccGGGAACGCCTCCTGA
- the LOC103551280 gene encoding mas-related G-protein coupled receptor member D-like, producing MDQTLNSSQTPASTPNPPGADALGRAHLALGALILVVCACGIVGNSMVVWLLSFCVQRAPFCVYVLHLAVADLLFLLCATFTVSLEVASLAARWWKAYEVMQRVEYFAYTCSLSLLTAISTQRCLSVLFPIWYRCHRPRHLSTTVCTLLWGLSLLMNTVSSFFCIKSGHPDEKQCLMVDSTSRCLILGIFIPMMTLSSVTLFVRVQRSPPQRRRRPRRLYVVILVSVLVFLLCAVPFAFNPILLSWGHLKGQVVLLYRHVSLLSTSVSSSANPIIYFVVGRRRSRRGLREPLGAVLRTALQEEPELEERETPSTGTNELGV from the coding sequence ATGGACCAGACTCTGAACAGCAGCCAGACTCCAGCCTCGACCCCAAACCCCCCGGGGGCAGATGCGCTGGGCAGGGCCCACTTGGCGCTGGGCGCCCTGATCCTGGTCGTCTGCGCCTGCGGCATAGTGGGCAACAGCATGGTGGTCTGGCTGCTGAGCTTCTGCGTGCAGAGGGCGCCCTTCTGCGTCTACGTCCTCCACCTGGCCGTGGCcgacctcctcttcctcctctgcgcGACCTTCACGGTCAGCCTAGAAGTCGCCTCGCTGGCCGCCAGGTGGTGGAAGGCCTACGAGGTGATGCAAAGAGTGGAGTACTTTGCCTACACCTGCAGCCTGAGCCTGCTCACGGCCATCAGCACGCAGCGCTGCCTCTCCGTCCTCTTCCCCATCTGGTACAGGTGTCACCGGCCCCGGCACCTGTCGACCACGGTGTGCACCCTGCTCTGGGGGCTGTCCCTCCTGATGAACACGGTGTCGTCTTTCTTCTGCATCAAGTCCGGGCACCCCGACGAAAAGCAATGCTTGATGGTGGACTCCACCTCCCGCTGCCTCATTTTGGGGATCTTCATACCCATGATGACACTGTCCAGCGTGACCCTCTTCGTGCGGGTGCAGAGGAGCCCCCCGCAGCGCCGGCGCCGGCCCAGGCGGCTCTATGTGGTCATCCTGGTCTCCGTCCTGGTGTTCCTCCTCTGCGCCGTGCCCTTCGCCTTCAACCCGATCCTCCTCTCCTGGGGGCACCTGAAGGGTCAGGTGGTGCTCCTGTATCGGCACGTCTCCCTCCTCTCCACGTCAGTGAGCAGCAGCGCCAATCCCATCATCTACTTCGTGGTGGGCCGCAGAAGGAGCCGCCGGGGTCTGCGGGAGCCCCTGGGGGCGGTGCTCCGCACGGCGCTGCAGGAGGAGCCcgagctggaggagagggagacgcCCTCCACCGGCACCAATGAGCTGGGGGTCTGA